GATGCGGATGTTTTGGTTCATGCCATAATTGATGCCATTCTGGGTGCTATGGGGGAAAATGATATTGGAAGGCTTTTTCCAGACAGTAGCCCTAATTATAAAGACATTTCAAGCTTGGTTCTTTTAAAAGAAGTGGCAAAGCTTTTGGAAGAAAAGAATATGAAAATAGTGAACATCGATTCAACAGTAGTTAGCCAAAGGCCCAAGATTTCTCCTTATACTAATGAGATGAAAAATAAAATTGCAGATTGCCTCAAGATTGAAAGTACGCAGGTAAATATAAAAGGAAAAACAACTGAAGGATTGGGATTTGAAGGAAGAGAAGAAGGAATCTCAGCATATGCAGTTGTTTTGATTTGCGAATAAATGTTTGATAAAATGACATACAAGAGATATAATTAAGTATAAGAATAACTTTTGGATGTGATAAGATGTTAGACCTTTACAGATTGTCTGTACAAATAAATGAAAAGAAAGAGATTTTAGCAAAGCATGAGGAAGAGTTAAAATCAAATGTTGAAGATGTGTTTGCGTTTTTAAATTCAGTAGATAGAAAGAAAATTCAAAATGTTCTCTCAAAAATTCCTAGCAAGGACGAGAAAAA
The sequence above is drawn from the Caldicellulosiruptor bescii DSM 6725 genome and encodes:
- the ispF gene encoding 2-C-methyl-D-erythritol 2,4-cyclodiphosphate synthase, producing the protein MFKVGIGYDVHRFVEGRKLILGGVEIPFEKGLLGHSDADVLVHAIIDAILGAMGENDIGRLFPDSSPNYKDISSLVLLKEVAKLLEEKNMKIVNIDSTVVSQRPKISPYTNEMKNKIADCLKIESTQVNIKGKTTEGLGFEGREEGISAYAVVLICE